Within Lolium rigidum isolate FL_2022 chromosome 5, APGP_CSIRO_Lrig_0.1, whole genome shotgun sequence, the genomic segment CATATTTCAGTTTCTAGGTTGCACCAACTGCAACCTTTAGATAATATGGAGTAGACCGGACTATCTGTTTGACTAACCTCTCTTTATATCAAGAGACACAATCAATCATCGCAAAAATAGTCAATGAATCGTCCATTTTTTTGTGAAAAAACCATTCATCTGACTTAAATGTATGCAATTGGTTATGCTGGCTCGACAGTGTAGTTGTCTTGGAAAATAattatatttttaaaaattactAGCCTTGCTTACTGATTAATACACCCAAATCCTATTATCCGATTATAATTATTACTTTATTATTAGTCAAAAGCATGACTTGTCAGTAGTTGATTGGCATCCGAGTGTAGCCTTTCAAAGAAGCTTCCAGTCTATTTCAGTTTCATCCACTCCACaactatatgtacaaatttcaaaATATTATTCATGTACTACTTTACATATATAATTTAAGGATGATAGTGTTGTGATCATTCTTTCTTCCCGTTTCCAATTTCATTTACAACAATGGTAatgcattatttttattttatgttcaTCCATGCAACTTAAAACATGTGTTCAATTTGTAGGATGCTAAACAAAATTCAAGGTGCAAACATACAAAGTTTTTGATGGGTCATATTATGAGTTTAAGTTAAATCAACATATTCTACCTACACAGCTTTGGTCATCGTTCACTGGGGTAGTAGGAGTAGACATCCAAACCGTATCTACAGATTTACGTCATTGATAGACCTATGTGTACTGGAAGTCCAAGGACAACATATTTCTAATACGTCTCATCTTAAAACATACACTATAGCTTTCAGTTTTACTCTTCTGTAGTTCCAAATTGACGAAAATGGCCATGTTTAGGAGTTGATTCACTACTAAAAAGTAAACAACCTTCACCATATTTGCTTTCAAAGCCATAATATATATTATGGTGGTATGAAGGAATCATACTATAACTGAAACATCAAACCTATTATTAATAGTCTCTAGGTGGCCCCTGGCCTTTAAAAAGAGAATATAGACATACACATATGCACACTGTTTTTCTCCTCCCATCTATGTGACATTAATGAGTAACTTTAGTGAATTGTTCCACGATGTTTATTTATGCTatattttgtggcaggcaatatccATATAATGGTACTTAACATGTCGACTTTTCACTTCCATTGCATCATGTCCGAACATCAGAACCACTCAAATCTTAATTTATTGCATCTTACTTGAGTGACAGAAAATCAAGTTGTGCACACTTCACATTTATTGGGTGTGTCAACGGCGATCAAATTTTTTACAAGGATTAATGCAGGTTTCTACACATGTAATCAAAGTGTATGGATGCATAACTAGCTTTGCTACTGAAAAAATTATGAAAATGCAGGTTTCTGCACTGTTTTTGGCTTTTGTTACAAGGatcagatgattagaaataacagaACAACATGCTTTGTTTTCCAATTGACTGATTTGCATGGTGCCACATGTTCTAATCTAGATCGACTGCATCCATTGTTTTCCAAAGTATTTGTCCTGTTCTTCTCGCGTCGTTTAGTGCATAAGAAACCATGTAGTTCATTTCGTACAACAAAATGCCAGCATATGCTCTCTTAGTTTATTTCAATTTATGCAAATTACCTTGCAATAATTATGGATGATATGGAGATCAGGAAATAAAGCAGATATTATACAAGCCAGACTTCATCATTGTTGAGCATGAGGTACTTCCTCCAAGATTTGAACACTGAATATACTTATCCGTACTTTCAAACAAATAAAAGGCTGTCACAGTATACtacctttttctctatacaaacCATGTAAGTCATAAGAATAGTTTATTGTTTTTCCTCTGACAGACATATTGCTATCCATGACCGCCATGCTTCCACATTACAGGATGCCTTCTCTATTTAGTACTACTAAAATGGCATTCTTTGTAAAAAAAAGTATTTCTATCCTCATGCAACCACAGATCAGTACTTGTTATTTATTCCATATTTGTAAGCTATACAAATAATCAGTATGAAAGTCATCACAAGGGACTGAGAATAAATAGTTTTGTCACCATAGGATGGCACAAAAGGCAGGTTCAACCGTTTTTCAGATTTTCCCAAGGCACACCAGTTAGGAAAGTAGTTTTACAAAACGAGAATACTAGACTATCACAACTGCCTTTCAAAATATTTAGCACACAGAGAACCAATATATGAGAAAATATGTGCGCCTCATTATCAAGGTTTATACATTTCTTCTCTTGCTGTTGAATTCACTATCAGTGAACTTAATTACCTTCTGTGCAAAATAAATATTTAGGTTCGATTTGCATTTCAGGGAAACTTGATAGAAGGTTGTGTGCCAGCCAAGCGCACAGATCATTTCATAGAACAATTGAAGGAAGGGTCGAAATGTTCATCGTCGCTAACGTACGAAGGACAAATAAAATAATAGATCACCCGTATAGAATGGAGTTTCTCATTGTACAAAGATCGACGACTCCATCTGCTGATGATTTCCTCTCAGTTTGCATATGATTCACATCCATTTAGCGTGCTAGAGGTGCATATAGGAAATAATATCTTCTATCAGGTACTTGACGAATGTTGCACATGGTTTATTGTTTGGACCCTTCATTTTTTTCCTACCACAAATATTTCTACTTCTCAACCACTGCTTGGCTTGCTTCTAATGTACTGAAATAATTCTGCTTTCCATATCACAATACATTGTCGGAGTAGTCATTGCTCTAACAGACATTATTCCATAGCCAAGAATCAAGAACACACAATCACTTAACTGATGCAAGATGCAGTTTACAGTGTGAGCATCAGTAGTTCAGAAGCACCACACAATTCCATATGCAGTAACACTCCATTATTGCTTAAAGTTGTAATCATGCCATCATCACCCTGGGGAGAGCATGCCAACAACTTTGATGCAGCTGCCCTTCATAGAGCCTATTTTGAAGATACCATTGTTATATTGTTTGTCAATATGATAGTCAAGTATTGCAATCTCAAATGCACACTCATAATTTTTTTATTAATTGGACAAACTATTCACTGATTGGTGTATTACCCACTTTGCTACAGGATTGTTAGCATTCAAGAGCACATGTTAATCAGCGGAACCATTGTAACTACTTCCGTATTAACTGCTTATATAATGcaattccatgagctatataatgAAGTCGGTTTATTACCGCTGCTGCTTTGCCACTGCTTAACAAGCACATATCCTTTATAACCATTGAGACCATTATTTGGTGATGGAATTGGCTGCCGTGAACTCGCCCATGAATTGGCCAAAAAGTGCACTTTAACTGAGGGGGAGCTGGGGGCCAGCCAAAACTTTGACGTTGAACTAAACACAAACTTACAGAAACCAGATTTCATGGGTGTGCCAATTTTATTTGGTAATACCAGTTTTGGCTCAAATCCAAACAAACCCACAATTTGCAGGTTGTCTAGAAGCTCTTTGTGTCTACTAAATGTTAAGAGGATGTGCCTTTTTGTCTGACAATGTACATTGCACACCAACGCCATATCACTCCACCCACTTCTCACCTAACATCGTTGCCTAGATCAAGCTGAAGAAGAGCATTATTGCAAAGTTTGTACCACCAATAGATCACTCATTGATAAGGTTCTCGCCAGAAAGACAAGCCTGTCAGGATTGCCGATATCACATCTTCCTTGGCAATGGAGTGGGAGCCAAAGAAAACGTGTTGACTTTACACAGGTGACACCAATATTGTAGACATATCTGACGGAGAAGACTCAAGAGTGGCTAAAATAGAGTTCGTGCATAGAGTTAGAACATTGTGTAGCATGTATATTGTCAAAAGTAGCAAGTCTACTCAGTGTTCACGGTCTTTCTCTATGCCCTCATTTACTTATCCTCAAGGTTAATTCAAGTGTGGCCTTAAAGTTATGATTACCATAGCATTACACagtcggcgcggcgtgccgccgcgcccttcCTTGCTAGTTAATCTTATTGCTAAAACTGATTTGAAGAATCTAGAACCACACATTGATAAATTGCACACAACAATGGGATGGTTGAATGCTTCTAATCCACGTCTTGCTAATTACGGTAGGTATTGCGCGCTTATAAATGAACCTTGCCATAGTTTTTATCAAGATATGCCTGTTAGATGGAACTCAACATATTTGATGCTTAACTAGCCAAACGGAGAGCCCAACACTCTACCAACAATGATGAACTGGTAGCCGCGTTCGAATCTATGAGCTGGAGCGAAGAACCAGAAGATTAGTTGTAGTTGgtgtattttattttccttttataattatctttttcttttgtaattttcttcttttctttgtaattttctttttagtTTTAGCGCCAGCTGTACTCTTTTACTTCCTAGAGACGGAAGGTTTTGATGAGGCAACTAATAATAAAGGCCAATTTTATCCCATACAAACTTTGTCCCCATATTACCCCTGAGCTCTATTATTTTCCTATAAATAGGGCATCCCATCCTTCTTATTTCTCACACTCAACTCAAGCCACTCCACTCCTCTCACTCCTCACCTTTGCTCCTCACACACAAACTGAGACATGTTCGGATTTGGGAGAAGAATTACTGTTTCCACTCAGGAACACTTCACATATGAAGAGCAGGAGGTGGATGGTGTTACAAGGCATGTAGCGGTGTGCAAACGATGCCATGTCATCCTGCCTTATGGAGATAGTGGCGGCCAGTTGGTAACACACCATGCTCAACATATCCAGAGGGATGACGAAGATGCTGAAAGAGTAGCTGAAGAAGCTCAagttagaggaagaagaagagtatCCCGCGTATGTGAGCACTTCACCAAACATGATTATGTGGAGAATGGTGTAAACAGAAGTAGAGTTGTGTGTAATACATGCAACCAACATTTCAATCTGTTTAGTGCCGGTGGGATTGGCCACTTGATCAAGCACCAAAACAGGCATGAACGATAAACGCCAATGTAGTTAGATTTTTAGAGCGGTTGTACTCTTTTTCCTTATCACGGGATGTAAGGTTTTTTAACGAGGCATCATCTAATAAAGCTCTTTTTATCCCATATGAAATATTTTCATATATtacttttttctgatttttttcgattttttgggACAGTTTCACGTTACAAACAGGCAAACAGGACGAAAATACAGAAAAACGCGCTGTTTTTCGGCCCTGCCAGCCAAACGGGCCCACGTGCCGGCCCGTCAACCTTCTGTGCCGTGCCGGGGCTGGGAGTCGGGGCACGTGCCGGCACGGCACGGCCCGCCATCTCACGGGCCGCAGGCGTGCCGGGCCGAGCCTGGCACGTGAAACGGGGGACGGGCTGGTGCCGTGCCAGGCGTCAGGTGCTGCAGAACACAGAGATGAAGGGTTAAACTGCAAAATGCCGGACGGACGCTCGTCCGAAACGGTACGATGGCACAGTACGTtgtattttggtgggagggcaaaacagtCTAAATATAGATTGCCCCGCTCTCTCGTTTCTCTGTTCGCGCTAGGGTTCCTGGGCGCGCCGCCGCCCGACGACCGCCGACTGACGACCGCCTACAGCCGACCGCCACCCTCGGAGAGCAATTCATAGCGGCTTGTTAACCCGCTAGCGCTCTCCAGATCTCTCCGACCGACATCCACGCCTCATCCGGACGACTTGTACCACTTCCTCCGCTGACTTGCAGCATCTCCTCCCCACTCGACCTCTTCCTCCGGCCACTCCTCCGCCGGCCGACCTGCACCACCTCCTCCGTTCCTTTATCAGCTGCACCGTCTACAGAAACGCGTACGGTCGAActgcaccacctccaccaccttagCACACGTCCACCGTGAGCAACAGGTATGATTCTTTTGTTTTCCTTCTCTCTTGTTATTTTGTCTCTATTTTTGCCAATTATTAGATGATTTTACAATTTAGTGAGCAAATTTGTTGTGATGTGTGAACAATACGGTGATTAGGATGTTAGAAATTCCTTATGTTAGACAGCAATAACAACGATACTGTGGGTACCATATAGATTCCGCTGTGCTAGTACTGCCTGCGCCGTCCTCTTTCAGGCTACCGGCCTAGCCACCAATGCTGGTGACTGAAGCATAGTTACAATCAGCCTTATATACCCACATAAAGGTTCCCGCAATCCCACCCATCCCTCCTTCCAAACAAGGGTTTTCTGTCCAAGACAAGAAAAATAATCTAATTCTCACCCAAGCAGGAAGTGAAGACGCTGGGTTTTGCGGGGAGTTCTAGTCCAGAAAGCTGAAGCTGCTGCGCAAACAAAGTGGACCCTGggcctcttccttttgctttcAACTTGCCTAATCAAGCTTGCAACGGTGGGCTGATTTCGTAATGGCTTAGTTTCTTCAGCCAAAAAGCAGCCTAGACTCCAGTGTTGTGTGCGGTGGTCGGTACATGTGTGGCCTGTAGAAGGAGGGGCAGGCAGTACGAGCATGGTGGAATCCCCACTTATACATGTCCATGTATCTCATATTCTGTTGATATGTTGTAATAGATGGTAGTCACTTCACATTAAACTAGTTATATTTTTGCACTTCAATACCTGGAAACATTTGTTTCTGATCACTGCAAGTTAAACTGTTCAATTAATTGAATAGTAATATAAGGTTAAGTGAAGATTTTTTTTACCACTGGCAACAGTTATTTATCCAAAATTATAGTTTACTTGCATGCTTTTTTAACAGTCTTCAAAGCACAGATAGAAAATATCGCATTTCTTTTCTTTCACGGTGATCCTTGTTTTTGCAGGAACGATGCTCAAGGTTAAGCGAAGAACAAGAGGCTCAGATGGAAGTCGAAAACTTAGAAAACGAGGAGTAAAAGAAGTATCTACAATCTTTAGTGATTTGGGCGAAGGCATGACCGAGAATCTCGGTCGAGAAGTATCAAGAACCCCGAGTGATTTGGGTGAAGGCATGCCCGAGAATCTCAGTCAAGAAGTATCCAGTATCTGGAGTGATTTGGGTGAATGCATGACCGAGAATCTCAGTCAAGAACTTTCTGAAAAATTATCCCCAAGCATCGTCTTGCTCGCTTCATTTCATGGTGATTATACTACTGCATGCACATTAGTTTCCCTTGTCTGTATTTGATCTTCAGTAGTTAAATGAATGGAATAACAATCTTGTGTAGGAGACAAGATGCATTATAGATGCACAGGAATAGTTATTGAAGAACGGCCGTATGGTCCAACTATTCTCACTTCGTTAAATTTGGTCACAACAACAGATGATAAACGCAAGGTCATCCGTCCATCACCAAAGGTTTGTGTTGCTGCCATTTTTTCTGTACTTGCATATTAAGATTTTGATTATCTTCTGCTGATCATGCTGTATACCTGTTTTGCTTGCTGCAGATAAAGGTGTGCCTTCCGAATAACGAAGTTGTTACTGGGTGGCTGAAACACTTGAATTTGAGATGCAATATGGTGGTTGTCACTACTACTTTCTACCCTGATCTTCGTGCAGTACATCTCAGTAACAACATGCAAGTTGGTTCGCATACCAAGGCTGTAAAGCGTTGTTTCAACTCAGGAAAATTGCTGGCCTCAAGTGGGGTACTCATTGACCGTCCAAGTGGGGTTGGATATGAAGGGAATATGTTATCCACGTGCGAAATCACACAGGTGCGCTCATTTTTTCATATCATTATATGCACTGTCTTTTGAGGCATCAAAATTTATGTTTTTTCTTGTGTACAAACATTATTTTTGTGCTAGGATGGAAGTGGTGGCCCTCTCATTGATTTTGATGGGAATATTATTGGGATGAATGAGTACCTGGATAGCGGCATGACTCGATATATACCAACAGATCAGCTGCTTGAACACCTGAGGAAGGTTGGGTTATGGTATGTCAGCTAGATTTCAAGCATGTAATCTTACCAGTATGTGCCATGttcaagaaaaaaacaaatataTTAATACTGTATGCACTATGATGAGTTCACTAAACATCCTGCAGCAAAAATAGAGGTGAAGCACAACCACGTTTGACACGTCGCCCAGAAGGTGAGCTAAGCACAATCACCTCTTAAGGCTGCTAATTTTCTGTACTAGTAGGCTATCCTTTATAAAATTTTCTAATGTTGCTTACCAATCATCATTTGTAGGTTTCTCGTCAGTGTTGCAAGGTTATTTTGTGGTTTGCTAATAAGTTCACACTTAAGTATATAAATGTTGTGCTGTATGGTAATCTATTGTCCATTCTGTAGTTGCaagtgaaagtagcacaagtgggaGTGATGAAGAGAATGAACTTGATGAGCCACAAGGTGAATCAATCAGGGTCACACCTGATATGTAGCTATCGCACACTTTATCATAATCTAATGTTGACTTTTGATCATTGCTGATACGTGGCCCTTTATGGTTTTATCTTGTAGCATCAGAGTACACTGGAGATAAATGTAAGCATCTACGTATTGTAGATCCTTGGCCATCTGATGGTGAGTTAGCGTTTTTGACTGCTGATCATGATTCGTAGTCACCAACTCTTCACCTTGTTGCACTAGCATTCattttgattttatttatcattGCTTACACATTTTCGTGACTGGCTTCAACTTTTCTGTTAGACTTTACAGCTGTGGTAAATAAGTCATTAGGGTCTGATGGTTATCCCTTGCCAAAGTATGCTGATGGTGAGTTGTTGCTGTTGGTCGTGCTTACTATTTTGTTTTTTGCTTCTCACTCTTGCACCTTTATCCTGTCGTCTCATCTCAGCTTGTAACTGTTGTGACTTGTTTGTGACCAGGAGGAATGCATCTGGAAGGTGACTTTGAAGAAGAATTTAGCAGAGATAGCTGGAGGAAAAGAACTAGAAAAAGAATTGCTTCGAAGATGTCTCAAAGTGTTGTCGCACTTGCTTCATTCAGCGGTGATTACTCATGCCATATATATTTGTTTATTTGATCACTAGTTACTAGTTAATTATTTTAACTTACTTTCTGTGTAGATAAAGGAAGATATTTTGCTTGCTCTGGTGTATTAATAGACTGTGGCCAGT encodes:
- the LOC124658460 gene encoding uncharacterized protein LOC124658460 isoform X2, with amino-acid sequence MLKVKRRTRGSDGSRKLRKRGVKEVSTIFSDLGEGMTENLGREVSRTPSDLGEGMPENLSQEVSSIWSDLGECMTENLSQELSEKLSPSIVLLASFHGDKMHYRCTGIVIEERPYGPTILTSLNLVTTTDDKRKVIRPSPKIKVCLPNNEVVTGWLKHLNLRCNMVVVTTTFYPDLRAVHLSNNMQVGSHTKAVKRCFNSGKLLASSGVLIDRPSGVGYEGNMLSTCEITQDGSGGPLIDFDGNIIGMNEYLDSGMTRYIPTDQLLEHLRKVGLCKNRGEAQPRLTRRPEGFSSVLQVASESSTSGSDEENELDEPQEYTGDKCKHLRIVDPWPSDDFTAVVNKSLGSDGYPLPKYADGGMHLEGDFEEEFSRDSWRKRTRKRIASKMSQSVVALASFSDKGRYFACSGVLIDCGQSIRILTSANLVRNGGKTEKNLRIEVCLPNRERKAGILQHCNLQYNVAIVSIMDFRGNRPAKFVEETQTKVVALGRVFKSGKFMATRGVVTGKQSRFDCKELKISKCKITKAGIGGPLVDFNGDIVGMNFYDTEETPYLPSNIILILLRQFDLRGTVTPGAAEEDACNSWPVPDPFWYYPSLHCARDYAVVKHLL
- the LOC124658460 gene encoding uncharacterized protein LOC124658460 isoform X3, with translation MLKVKRRTRGSDGSRKLRKRGVKEVSTIFSDLGEGMTENLGREVSRTPSDLGEGMPENLSQEVSSIWSDLGECMTENLSQELSEKLSPSIVLLASFHGDKMHYRCTGIVIEERPYGPTILTSLNLVTTTDDKRKVIRPSPKIKVCLPNNEVVTGWLKHLNLRCNMVVVTTTFYPDLRAVHLSNNMQVGSHTKAVKRCFNSGKLLASSGVLIDRPSGVGYEGNMLSTCEITQDGSGGPLIDFDGNIIGMNEYLDSGMTRYIPTDQLLEHLRKVGLCKNRGEAQPRLTRRPEVASESSTSGSDEENELDEPQASEYTGDKCKHLRIVDPWPSDDFTAVVNKSLGSDGYPLPKYADGGMHLEGDFEEEFSRDSWRKRTRKRIASKMSQSVVALASFSDKGRYFACSGVLIDCGQSIRILTSANLVRNGGKTEKNLRIEVCLPNRERKAGILQHCNLQYNVAIVSIMDFRGNRPAKFVEETQTKVVALGRVFKSGKFMATRGVVTGKQSRFDCKELKISKCKITKAGIGGPLVDFNGDIVGMNFYDTEETPYLPSNIILILLRQFDLRGTVTPGAAEEDACNSWPVPDPFWYYPSLHCARDYAVVKHLL
- the LOC124658460 gene encoding uncharacterized protein LOC124658460 isoform X1, which codes for MLKVKRRTRGSDGSRKLRKRGVKEVSTIFSDLGEGMTENLGREVSRTPSDLGEGMPENLSQEVSSIWSDLGECMTENLSQELSEKLSPSIVLLASFHGDKMHYRCTGIVIEERPYGPTILTSLNLVTTTDDKRKVIRPSPKIKVCLPNNEVVTGWLKHLNLRCNMVVVTTTFYPDLRAVHLSNNMQVGSHTKAVKRCFNSGKLLASSGVLIDRPSGVGYEGNMLSTCEITQDGSGGPLIDFDGNIIGMNEYLDSGMTRYIPTDQLLEHLRKVGLCKNRGEAQPRLTRRPEGFSSVLQVASESSTSGSDEENELDEPQASEYTGDKCKHLRIVDPWPSDDFTAVVNKSLGSDGYPLPKYADGGMHLEGDFEEEFSRDSWRKRTRKRIASKMSQSVVALASFSDKGRYFACSGVLIDCGQSIRILTSANLVRNGGKTEKNLRIEVCLPNRERKAGILQHCNLQYNVAIVSIMDFRGNRPAKFVEETQTKVVALGRVFKSGKFMATRGVVTGKQSRFDCKELKISKCKITKAGIGGPLVDFNGDIVGMNFYDTEETPYLPSNIILILLRQFDLRGTVTPGAAEEDACNSWPVPDPFWYYPSLHCARDYAVVKHLL